Proteins encoded within one genomic window of Gimesia chilikensis:
- a CDS encoding UxaA family hydrolase, with translation MSTVASSPLLKLHPEDNIAIARNSVAENQECAITDTENVTARESIDLGHKVAIQPITKGERIRKFGQVIGFATCDIEPGDWIHSHNLAAGELSLDYAFSSDVPAPPAPVEGRTFMGYRRPNGKAATRNYLAIISTVNCSATASKYIARELAQTSLADYPNIDGIIPLVHKGGCAMQYDGEDHHQLMRTLGGFAKHPNIGAYVILGLGCETGQGSFLSDNEGLVQLQNLKEPDPMEPLVLNIQDIGGIRKTVDYVSDVLKDYLPKVNNVTREPIPVSELILGTECGGSDGNSGVTANPALGIASDLLVAHGATSILGETSEIYGGEHLLTRRAITPEVGQKLIDRIKWWEEYTGKFGVVIDNNPSPGNKRGGLTTIYEKSLGAIAKGGSTALRAVYRFAEPVTEKGFVIMDTPGYDPASVTGMVAGGANVVCFTTGRGSCFGCKPVPSIKISTNTPMFERMQDDMDLDAGRILNGTSVEEVGREIFELIIEVASGKKTKSEAQGIGDEEFCPWSIGPVL, from the coding sequence ATGTCCACAGTCGCCTCTTCGCCGTTACTGAAACTGCACCCGGAAGATAACATCGCCATCGCCCGTAATTCTGTGGCAGAAAACCAGGAATGTGCGATCACCGACACCGAGAACGTGACCGCCCGGGAAAGCATTGATCTGGGACACAAGGTCGCCATTCAGCCCATCACGAAAGGGGAACGGATCCGTAAGTTCGGTCAGGTCATCGGTTTCGCGACCTGCGACATCGAACCAGGCGACTGGATTCACAGCCACAATCTGGCAGCAGGCGAACTCAGCCTCGATTACGCGTTCTCCAGCGACGTCCCTGCACCACCCGCACCTGTTGAGGGACGGACCTTCATGGGCTACCGCCGTCCGAACGGCAAAGCAGCCACCCGTAACTACCTGGCGATCATCAGTACCGTCAACTGTTCGGCGACCGCATCCAAGTACATCGCCCGGGAACTGGCCCAGACATCACTGGCGGACTATCCCAATATTGATGGTATCATTCCCCTGGTCCATAAAGGGGGGTGTGCGATGCAGTATGATGGAGAAGACCACCATCAGTTGATGCGGACTCTAGGGGGATTTGCGAAGCATCCCAACATCGGCGCTTATGTTATTCTGGGGCTGGGTTGTGAGACGGGGCAAGGTTCCTTCCTCTCCGACAACGAAGGACTGGTCCAGTTGCAGAACCTGAAAGAGCCCGATCCCATGGAGCCGCTGGTCCTCAACATCCAGGATATCGGGGGGATTAGAAAGACAGTCGACTACGTTTCAGACGTGCTCAAAGACTATTTACCGAAGGTCAATAACGTCACCCGAGAGCCGATCCCGGTTTCCGAGCTCATTCTGGGCACCGAATGCGGCGGCAGTGACGGGAACAGCGGCGTGACTGCGAACCCGGCCCTGGGAATCGCCAGTGACCTGCTCGTCGCTCACGGCGCGACCTCCATCCTGGGAGAAACCTCCGAAATCTATGGCGGCGAACACCTTCTGACACGGCGTGCCATCACGCCGGAAGTCGGTCAGAAACTGATCGACCGGATTAAATGGTGGGAAGAATACACGGGCAAATTCGGAGTTGTGATCGATAACAACCCCTCACCGGGTAATAAAAGAGGTGGTCTGACCACGATTTATGAGAAATCCCTGGGAGCCATCGCCAAGGGGGGCAGCACCGCTCTGCGTGCCGTTTACCGCTTTGCAGAACCGGTCACCGAAAAGGGCTTCGTCATTATGGATACCCCCGGCTACGACCCTGCTTCCGTCACTGGCATGGTGGCCGGAGGTGCGAATGTGGTCTGCTTTACCACAGGCCGGGGCAGCTGTTTTGGCTGTAAGCCGGTCCCCAGCATCAAAATCTCCACCAATACCCCCATGTTCGAACGCATGCAGGATGACATGGACCTCGACGCAGGTCGCATTCTGAACGGCACCTCAGTGGAAGAAGTGGGCCGCGAAATCTTCGAGTTAATCATCGAAGTCGCAAGTGGAAAAAAGACAAAAAGTGAGGCCCAGGGCATCGGCGATGAAGAATTTTGCCCCTGGAGCATCGGTCCGGTGCTCTGA
- a CDS encoding arylsulfatase: protein MTMLQFSPLSAIRCSFKFTALWLTLCCLILSSERVSYATRPNIVLIMADDLGFSDLGCYGSEIKTPNLDQMANEGLRFKRFYNAGRCCPTRASLMTGLYPHQAGMGWMNRNDNLPGYQGELGKNCVSIAEVLSAADYRCYHVGKWHLTYRMREANENWPLGRGFDRAYGTGGGGNYFAPRPLYGDNQLIKPPKTGYYITDAFSDRAVDYLKDHAQQHQAEPFFMYLAYTAPHFPLHALPEDIARYQGQYQGGWDALRKQRHQSMQQLGLINCPLSPRDPDAQAWDSLSEKEREEWDLRMAVYAAMVTSMDRGIGQVLKQIDQMGQKDNTLVLFLSDNGASAEYIDRGHQPGAITGTRESFRCAEVGWANSSNTPFRFHKMWVHEGGISTPLIVRWPDKIQQTGGWTNQVGHIIDVMATCVEISGAKYPATKNDQAVFPYEGNSLLPTFQHPETTKSRMLYWEHEGNKAIRQGDWKLVKENGHKWELYDLSQDRSELHNLVKSEPQRVETMSREWDAWAERVGVVPWDDLPPPGYRSKGPDFYRKK, encoded by the coding sequence ATGACCATGCTCCAATTCTCCCCCCTTTCCGCGATCAGATGCAGCTTCAAATTCACGGCACTGTGGTTGACTCTCTGCTGCCTGATTCTGTCTTCCGAACGCGTGAGTTATGCAACACGCCCGAATATTGTCCTGATCATGGCCGACGACCTTGGCTTCTCGGATCTCGGTTGCTACGGTTCGGAAATCAAAACACCCAACCTGGACCAGATGGCCAACGAGGGACTGCGATTCAAACGTTTTTATAACGCGGGACGCTGCTGTCCCACCCGGGCCTCGCTGATGACCGGCCTCTATCCCCACCAGGCTGGCATGGGCTGGATGAACCGCAACGATAACCTTCCCGGCTACCAGGGAGAACTGGGCAAAAATTGCGTCAGCATCGCCGAGGTCCTCTCCGCAGCCGACTATCGCTGTTATCATGTCGGCAAGTGGCACCTGACCTATCGCATGCGTGAAGCCAATGAAAACTGGCCCCTGGGCAGAGGCTTTGACCGCGCCTATGGTACCGGCGGTGGGGGCAATTATTTCGCCCCCCGTCCGCTCTATGGAGACAATCAGCTGATCAAACCACCCAAAACGGGTTACTACATTACTGATGCCTTCAGCGACCGCGCGGTTGACTATCTGAAAGATCACGCGCAGCAGCATCAAGCAGAACCCTTCTTCATGTATCTCGCTTATACGGCCCCTCACTTCCCGCTGCACGCACTTCCGGAAGACATCGCCCGCTATCAAGGACAGTATCAGGGCGGCTGGGATGCGCTTCGCAAACAACGACACCAGAGCATGCAGCAACTCGGGCTGATCAACTGCCCGCTCTCCCCACGCGATCCCGATGCCCAGGCCTGGGACAGTCTCTCGGAAAAAGAGCGCGAGGAATGGGATCTGCGAATGGCCGTCTATGCAGCCATGGTGACCAGCATGGATCGAGGCATCGGCCAGGTCCTGAAGCAAATTGACCAGATGGGTCAGAAAGACAATACCCTCGTGCTGTTTCTCTCCGACAATGGCGCCAGTGCCGAGTACATCGACCGCGGACACCAGCCCGGCGCGATCACCGGCACCCGGGAGTCGTTCCGCTGTGCTGAGGTCGGCTGGGCCAACAGCAGTAACACCCCCTTCCGCTTCCACAAAATGTGGGTGCACGAAGGCGGCATCTCCACGCCCCTCATCGTCCGCTGGCCCGACAAGATTCAGCAGACCGGAGGCTGGACCAATCAGGTAGGACACATTATTGATGTAATGGCAACCTGCGTTGAGATCTCCGGTGCGAAATATCCCGCCACCAAAAATGATCAGGCCGTTTTCCCTTACGAAGGCAACAGCCTGCTCCCCACTTTTCAGCATCCGGAAACAACAAAGTCCCGCATGCTTTACTGGGAACACGAAGGCAACAAAGCCATTCGCCAGGGGGACTGGAAGCTGGTGAAAGAAAACGGTCACAAGTGGGAACTCTACGACCTGAGCCAGGACCGCAGCGAACTGCATAATCTGGTGAAAAGCGAACCGCAGCGGGTGGAAACCATGTCCCGCGAATGGGATGCCTGGGCCGAACGTGTCGGCGTCGTTCCCTGGGACGATCTGCCTCCCCCCGGCTACAGAAGTAAGGGGCCGGACTTCTACCGTAAGAAATAA
- a CDS encoding polyphosphate kinase 2 family protein: MDYISRFRVEPGSHVDLSKIDASFKDHHESHQHALPEIETYRQQLADLQYLMYAENKRSLLICLQGRDAAGKDGTIKHVLGAMNPQGCKVAAFKVPTREEAAHDFLWRYHRATPAKGEVAIFNRSHYEDVLVVRVHNLVPQDVWSQRYAHINHFEQQLADSGTHILKFYLHIDADEQLARFKQRIDDPARHWKISDSDYSERPLWDEYTTAFEAALSQCSTLHAPWFIIPSNHKWFRNLAISRIVSETLSALDMKFPAPTVDINEIRQKYHQIVNQGHEESSSS, from the coding sequence ATGGATTACATCAGCAGATTTCGTGTCGAACCGGGCAGCCACGTCGATCTCTCGAAAATCGATGCCAGCTTTAAAGACCATCACGAATCGCATCAGCACGCCTTGCCCGAAATCGAAACCTATCGCCAGCAACTCGCCGACCTGCAATATCTGATGTACGCCGAAAACAAACGGTCGCTGTTGATCTGTCTGCAGGGCCGCGATGCAGCAGGCAAGGATGGCACCATCAAGCACGTGCTGGGGGCCATGAACCCGCAGGGCTGTAAGGTCGCCGCTTTCAAAGTTCCCACCAGGGAGGAAGCCGCCCACGATTTCCTCTGGCGTTACCATCGGGCCACCCCCGCGAAAGGTGAAGTGGCGATCTTCAACCGCTCGCATTACGAAGATGTGCTGGTCGTCCGCGTACACAACCTGGTCCCTCAGGATGTCTGGTCTCAACGTTACGCGCACATCAACCACTTCGAACAACAGCTGGCGGACAGCGGGACGCACATCCTCAAGTTCTATCTGCACATCGATGCGGACGAACAACTGGCCCGTTTCAAACAGCGAATTGACGATCCCGCCCGCCACTGGAAAATCAGCGACAGCGATTATTCAGAGCGTCCCCTGTGGGACGAATACACGACCGCCTTCGAAGCCGCCCTCAGCCAGTGCAGCACACTCCACGCTCCCTGGTTCATCATTCCCTCCAATCACAAATGGTTCCGCAACCTGGCGATCTCCCGCATCGTATCCGAAACCCTGTCAGCACTGGACATGAAGTTCCCGGCCCCCACGGTCGACATCAACGAGATCCGGCAGAAGTACCATCAGATTGTGAATCAGGGCCATGAAGAATCTTCTTCATCCTGA
- a CDS encoding plasma-membrane proton-efflux P-type ATPase, whose amino-acid sequence MSTTQPASRNRSDNTPDLEREELDAVFQQLQTSPQGLTSTEAASRLTQYGRNELEDHQLSDLQKFLRYFWGPIPWMIEAAALLSALIGHWPDFGIIMGLLIYNAGSGFWQERKASNALAALKAGMAPRARVLRDGQFASIDAAEVVPGDIIRIKLGEVLAADVRFIAGDYISIDQAALTGESLPVSKKVGDSGYSGSIARKGEMTAVVFGTGNKTFFGRTASLVAAAGAEASHSQKAVGQIGDFLIFLSMSLAFVLMGVEFYRQVVLRDDWHLEELVNILRMVLVLLIASIPVAMPTVITVTNALGALALSRKKAIVSRLEAIEELAGVDILCSDKTGTLTKNQLSLGEPILFASTDPQEVIRGGALASKRDDDDPIDLAVIAGLQQPDILDQYQLQKFVPFDPVSKRTEATLTDSQGTSWKFTKGAPQVIIELCHLDPETQHRGEQSVLDLASRGMRALGVAQSSDDGQSWTFLGILSLLDPPRDDSRETIRRAQEHGLGVKMITGDDVAIGSEICRQLGMGTHLQPASDLFTKEMDMSHLPESITACVERADGFGRVFPEHKYGIVKALQDRGHVVAMTGDGVNDAPALKQADCGVAVSGATDAARAAADLILTEPGLSTIVDAIDEARKIFERIINYVLFRVTMTLDIMFVVVLSTIIFGFSPLTPVMIVFLALLDDVPIMTIAYDNTLLPPKPVRWNMRRLLLISSFMGLLSIVQTFGLLLIGEEWITNPDWMSRISLNHDQLQTIIFLQLVAGGHLLLFVMRSRGAFFMPPWPALPLFSAIVGTQILAVLMCGFGWFVTPIHWKLIGLVWLYMLAWMVLLDLVKQVIYRKISNHENGRPPWYKRFLHSRSAGRK is encoded by the coding sequence ATGAGTACTACCCAGCCCGCCTCCCGCAATCGTTCAGACAACACACCAGACCTGGAACGGGAAGAACTGGACGCCGTCTTTCAGCAACTCCAGACATCCCCCCAGGGACTGACCTCTACCGAGGCGGCATCACGCCTGACACAGTACGGCCGCAACGAACTGGAAGATCACCAGCTCAGCGATCTGCAGAAATTTCTGCGTTATTTCTGGGGACCGATCCCCTGGATGATCGAAGCCGCCGCCCTGCTCTCGGCACTCATTGGCCACTGGCCCGACTTCGGCATCATCATGGGCCTGCTGATCTATAATGCCGGCTCCGGGTTCTGGCAGGAACGCAAAGCCAGCAACGCGCTGGCCGCCCTCAAGGCAGGCATGGCTCCGCGGGCCCGAGTTCTCCGCGACGGCCAATTCGCATCCATCGACGCCGCCGAGGTCGTTCCCGGCGACATTATCCGCATTAAACTCGGCGAAGTCCTCGCCGCCGACGTCCGCTTCATTGCAGGTGACTACATCAGCATTGACCAGGCAGCGCTGACCGGAGAATCACTGCCTGTCAGCAAGAAAGTCGGCGACAGCGGCTATTCGGGCAGCATCGCCAGGAAGGGAGAAATGACGGCCGTCGTCTTCGGTACCGGGAACAAGACCTTCTTCGGCCGCACCGCCAGCCTCGTCGCAGCGGCAGGCGCAGAAGCCTCTCACTCCCAGAAAGCAGTAGGCCAGATCGGCGACTTCCTGATTTTCCTCTCCATGTCCCTCGCCTTTGTACTGATGGGTGTCGAATTTTATCGGCAGGTTGTACTCCGGGATGACTGGCACCTGGAAGAACTGGTCAACATTCTGCGGATGGTGCTGGTCCTGCTCATTGCCTCCATCCCGGTCGCCATGCCCACCGTTATTACCGTGACCAATGCCCTGGGCGCCCTGGCACTCTCCCGGAAAAAAGCGATCGTCTCTCGACTGGAAGCGATCGAAGAACTAGCGGGCGTCGACATCCTCTGCTCCGACAAGACAGGCACCCTGACCAAAAACCAGCTGAGCCTGGGAGAGCCGATTCTGTTCGCCTCCACCGATCCCCAGGAAGTCATCCGCGGCGGAGCCCTGGCTTCCAAACGGGACGACGACGATCCCATCGATCTGGCGGTCATCGCCGGTCTGCAACAACCGGACATCCTCGATCAGTATCAGCTGCAGAAGTTCGTCCCTTTTGATCCGGTCAGCAAACGTACGGAAGCCACTCTGACCGACTCCCAGGGAACTTCCTGGAAATTCACCAAAGGCGCCCCGCAGGTCATCATTGAATTATGTCACCTCGATCCGGAAACCCAGCACCGCGGCGAACAGTCTGTGCTCGACCTCGCCTCCCGTGGCATGCGGGCCCTGGGAGTTGCCCAGTCGTCGGACGATGGACAAAGCTGGACGTTTCTCGGCATCCTCTCTCTGCTCGATCCCCCTCGTGACGATTCCCGGGAGACCATCCGCCGTGCCCAGGAACATGGACTGGGCGTGAAGATGATCACCGGTGACGACGTGGCCATCGGCAGTGAAATCTGTCGTCAGCTCGGCATGGGCACTCACCTGCAGCCCGCGTCCGACCTGTTCACAAAAGAAATGGACATGAGCCACCTCCCCGAGTCGATCACCGCCTGCGTCGAAAGGGCCGACGGTTTCGGGCGGGTCTTCCCCGAACACAAGTACGGCATTGTGAAAGCCCTCCAGGACCGCGGGCATGTCGTCGCGATGACCGGCGATGGCGTCAACGATGCCCCCGCCCTCAAACAGGCGGACTGTGGTGTGGCCGTCAGTGGCGCCACCGATGCCGCCCGCGCCGCTGCGGACCTGATTCTGACCGAACCCGGTCTCTCCACAATCGTCGATGCCATCGACGAAGCCCGCAAGATCTTCGAACGCATCATCAACTATGTCCTGTTCCGGGTCACCATGACGCTCGACATCATGTTTGTCGTCGTACTCTCGACCATCATTTTCGGCTTCTCCCCCTTAACGCCAGTCATGATCGTCTTCCTGGCACTCCTGGACGACGTCCCGATCATGACCATCGCTTACGACAATACGCTGCTGCCCCCGAAACCGGTTCGCTGGAACATGCGACGTCTGCTGTTAATCTCCAGTTTCATGGGCCTGCTCTCAATCGTGCAGACGTTCGGCCTGCTGCTGATCGGCGAGGAATGGATCACGAACCCGGACTGGATGTCTCGCATCAGCCTCAATCACGATCAACTGCAGACCATCATATTCCTGCAACTTGTCGCCGGAGGACACCTGCTGCTGTTCGTCATGCGTTCGCGGGGCGCATTTTTCATGCCCCCCTGGCCGGCCCTCCCCCTGTTCTCGGCCATTGTTGGCACACAGATCCTGGCCGTACTGATGTGCGGTTTTGGCTGGTTCGTCACTCCCATCCACTGGAAGCTGATCGGTCTGGTCTGGCTCTACATGCTGGCCTGGATGGTCCTCCTCGATCTGGTCAAGCAGGTCATTTATCGCAAAATCTCAAACCACGAGAATGGTCGTCCGCCCTGGTATAAACGTTTTTTACACAGTCGCAGCGCAGGTCGTAAATAA
- a CDS encoding GNAT family N-acetyltransferase yields MVFEAQPTLTGRLLELRPLQEDDYEALFAVASDPLIWEQHPASDRYQPEVFQKFFRDAMESGGALLAIDQATGAVIGSSRYHGYNESASEVEIGWTFLARSHWGGPFNGEMKQLMLQHSFQFVDSVIFLIGPENIRSQRAVEKIGGVRDGSRTDASGMESWLYRIRAVDY; encoded by the coding sequence ATGGTATTCGAGGCACAACCCACACTGACCGGCAGGCTGCTGGAACTGCGTCCGCTGCAGGAGGATGATTATGAGGCTTTGTTTGCGGTTGCCTCTGATCCGTTGATCTGGGAACAGCATCCGGCGTCTGACCGTTATCAGCCGGAAGTGTTTCAGAAATTCTTCCGGGACGCGATGGAATCAGGCGGGGCGTTGCTGGCGATCGATCAGGCGACCGGTGCCGTGATCGGTTCTTCACGCTACCACGGGTATAACGAGAGTGCCTCCGAAGTGGAGATCGGCTGGACTTTTCTGGCACGTTCGCACTGGGGCGGACCGTTTAACGGCGAAATGAAGCAGCTGATGCTGCAGCACTCGTTTCAGTTTGTCGATTCGGTGATCTTTCTGATCGGTCCGGAAAACATTCGTTCGCAGCGGGCGGTGGAAAAGATCGGCGGTGTGCGCGACGGCAGCCGAACCGATGCCTCGGGGATGGAGAGCTGGCTGTATCGGATTCGTGCGGTTGATTACTGA